A single genomic interval of Bradyrhizobium japonicum USDA 6 harbors:
- a CDS encoding transporter, with protein sequence MMRDKTPAAPAGTSDARACVGSRVRTAILDRLWIAPFAAIALLSPASAAAQSSETYDLSGLDFFRPPPNLFQFRYEYRSAPGSTRDVTTQTLNLRYDHAFYLTPTWTVVTRTDLPLLGRNTINSSNPNGKYIYGLGDADIQAAVIHDLDKRWAVGFGARLITPTGEDPLGSGKWRIMPIVGFRVALPEISKSSYFEPIFRYDVSVAGDPTRRNISNLQFGPALNIGLPDRWFVTFYPSQDIRINFGDPVAGQTGRLFLPLDVRAGKKLSDNVAASLEIGVPIIKDYPVYNFKSQFRLNITW encoded by the coding sequence ATGATGCGCGACAAGACGCCCGCGGCGCCGGCAGGTACGAGTGATGCTCGCGCTTGTGTCGGGTCCCGCGTCAGAACGGCGATCTTGGATAGGCTTTGGATCGCGCCATTCGCTGCTATCGCACTTTTGTCGCCGGCCTCCGCCGCCGCCCAGTCATCCGAAACGTACGATCTTTCCGGGCTGGACTTTTTCCGGCCGCCTCCGAACCTGTTTCAATTCCGGTACGAGTACCGCTCGGCGCCGGGAAGCACGCGGGACGTCACGACGCAGACGCTGAACCTGCGCTATGATCACGCCTTCTATCTCACCCCGACATGGACGGTGGTGACACGGACAGACCTGCCGCTGCTCGGCAGGAATACGATCAATTCGAGCAATCCCAACGGCAAATACATCTACGGCCTCGGAGATGCCGATATCCAGGCGGCCGTCATTCATGATCTCGACAAGCGCTGGGCGGTCGGTTTCGGTGCCCGTCTGATCACCCCGACCGGCGAGGATCCGTTGGGGTCTGGCAAGTGGCGCATCATGCCGATCGTCGGCTTTCGTGTCGCGCTGCCGGAAATCAGCAAGTCGAGCTATTTCGAGCCGATCTTCCGATATGACGTGAGTGTTGCCGGAGATCCGACGAGACGGAATATCAGCAATCTGCAGTTCGGTCCGGCCCTGAACATCGGTTTGCCGGATCGCTGGTTCGTCACGTTCTACCCCAGCCAGGATATCAGGATAAATTTCGGCGATCCGGTCGCCGGACAGACCGGCCGCCTGTTTCTTCCCCTGGATGTGCGCGCGGGAAAGAAGTTGTCCGACAACGTCGCGGCATCGCTCGAGATCGGCGTTCCCATCATCAAGGACTATCCGGTCTATAATTTCAAAAGCCAGTTTCGTCTCAACATCACCTGGTAG
- a CDS encoding DUF502 domain-containing protein, giving the protein MKQFLKTTIIGGALFLLPVALVLLILGHAMRIAVKAALPVSHLLHFDEVGKIAGVGIVTVLAVVLLVLVSFLAGVVARTRVGANVSAWFENSFLGGMPQYQMVKSMAQGLAQAESASDDFKPVLVRAEGGWQIGYLLETLDNNWMVVFVPQAPTPLAGNVRYYPAELVRPLDITMLQARAIVKNIGIGSAAALQGQDLRRLPA; this is encoded by the coding sequence ATGAAGCAGTTCTTGAAGACCACGATCATCGGCGGTGCGCTCTTCCTGCTGCCGGTCGCGCTCGTATTGTTGATCCTCGGGCATGCAATGCGCATCGCTGTCAAGGCCGCGCTGCCCGTGTCCCATTTGCTGCACTTCGACGAGGTCGGAAAAATCGCCGGGGTCGGCATCGTGACGGTGCTTGCGGTGGTGCTGCTCGTGCTGGTGTCCTTCCTGGCCGGGGTCGTGGCGCGGACAAGGGTCGGCGCAAACGTCAGCGCGTGGTTCGAGAATTCATTTCTCGGCGGCATGCCGCAATACCAGATGGTCAAGAGCATGGCCCAGGGCCTGGCTCAGGCCGAAAGCGCCAGCGACGACTTCAAGCCGGTGCTCGTCCGCGCCGAGGGAGGCTGGCAGATCGGATACCTGTTGGAAACGCTGGACAACAACTGGATGGTCGTCTTCGTGCCGCAGGCGCCGACGCCCTTGGCCGGCAACGTCAGGTACTATCCGGCCGAGCTCGTGAGGCCGCTCGACATCACCATGCTGCAGGCGAGGGCGATCGTAAAGAACATCGGGATCGGTTCGGCGGCCGCGCTTCAGGGGCAGGATCTGCGTCGCCTGCCGGCCTGA